One window of Gymnogyps californianus isolate 813 chromosome 10, ASM1813914v2, whole genome shotgun sequence genomic DNA carries:
- the SPTSSB gene encoding LOW QUALITY PROTEIN: serine palmitoyltransferase small subunit B (The sequence of the model RefSeq protein was modified relative to this genomic sequence to represent the inferred CDS: substituted 1 base at 1 genomic stop codon), with the protein MVSPEKAGKEGVCQGSSSQNHXKLKMDIKRVKDYIYWLYYQYLLITCSYVLEPWERSMFHTITVTVFAMVVYTAYVFVPIHVRLAFEFFSQIFGGQPESTVSIVN; encoded by the exons ATGGTCAGCCCAGAGAAAGCTGGAAAGGAAGGGGTTT GCCAGGG GTCGTCTTCTCAAAATCACTGAAAGCTGAAGATGGATATTAAGCGTGTGAAGGACTATATCTATTGGCTGTACTACCAGTACCTACTGATCACCTGCAGCTATGTGCTGGAGCCCTGGGAGCGGTCCATGTTCCACACCATCACCGTGACTGTTTTCGCTATGGTGGTGTACACGGCTTACGTCTTCGTCCCCATCCACGTCCGCTTGGCTTTTGAGTTCTTCTCCCAGATATTTGGAGGCCAGCCCGAAAGCACAGTTTCCATCGTGAACTGA